One Nicotiana tabacum cultivar K326 chromosome 23, ASM71507v2, whole genome shotgun sequence genomic window, TTGGATCGTATACTCTACAATCACAACATAATGGGTGAAGCGTTGGAAATTTAATGAGACGTGAGACGTGTTGGTCGTCGCAAATACTATTGATGTAACTACGTAGTACTTTTTATATGAGCAATACATTTTAACttgttataattttttttctcttttctatatTATCAGATTATGCTTATTATAAAAAAGTTACTTCTTGTTGTAGTTTATTTTAATCTCATAGTGTAGAAAAATTACTCACTATAGTGTCCGAGTAGAGAAGTTAAATTCTATTAATTTGCAAAGATTGTAAATTAAGAAAACGACTTTTAAGGAGAGGTGGGGTATGATGGATTCTGAAGCTGAAAATTTATGAACGAATGATCTTATTTTAGAAATTTACTTTTGAAGAGTTGGGGAGGGATCtacttcttttgtttttttttaatttatcacAGTGCATCATTATCATTAATAAAATATAGGGGTCAGCCAGAAACCTTATCCGTACTGTGTGGCTTCCAAATTTAGACCAAAAAATGAGTGACCAAACgaataaaaatacataataagtAGAGGggaaaaaaagcaaaaatattaTCTCGAATGAGAACCGCCAAAATTCATACAAAGAAATACGTATAGTATAACATTTAATTCAACAGGACATACAAACAAATGAACAATGATACAAATAGCGCAAGCGGTGCTCTCCAACAATGAACAATCCAAAATAAAACATAAACCTAACCCCATGAGTAACAGGAAACAAATTGAATATTTTAAATTGCCAAACAAATGAAATCCAGAAGCATACTCAGAAAACAATTTAAAGAAAAAGTTGAAAAGAGCATTTAGGGACAAGTGAAGCCCTTTGGAATGTCCTTACTGCAAACATTAAGAAGTAAGCTAAGGGAAATAGGGATATTAAGGTTAATTCCCAAAATGTTAGCCTTAAGGGCAGTGCAAAGGCAAACAGCAGCTTCTAAATCCACAAGATTTCCAATAAGACTGCAGCATGGTTTTACAGGTGGAGTTCCAAGTGTAACATTTAGTAAACCGTTAAGCACATTGGCACAAACACCTAATTTTAAGGCATCAGTTGGACATTTTCCTTCAGAAGGAGAAGGGTTTGGTGTTGGTTTTGGTGTTGGTTTAGGGCTAGGGCAAGTGTTGCATGCACTGACCACAGTGAAGAAAAGGATATTGAATACAAGAAAGAGGGCAAGTGACTTAGCCATCTTGCAATATTTGCTAACTAAAGAGATATTTAGAGAAATTGAACGTAAAATGTATTGAACTCTGACGATGAAGAATGTATAATATGGTTGGCTTTTTATAGGCTGCATGTATAAGGAGGGAGATTAAAAGAATAATAAGAGAACAATTTAGTGCATGTGTTAGTGAGGAATTTAGGCTGGCGAAGAATTAGCATATATTTGGGTAGATCTAGGAAGCATGTGAAGTAAGGAAAACAAGTTGCCATGTTCCTCGCTGAGTTCCAATATCCAGgaattttaattgttttatttcGTTCTCTTATCAATATCTTACCTGCACTTTGTGACCCGTGAATTTTCCCCAGCATGTGCTACGTAAATTAATTAGTACTAGTATTCATTAATCCTTTGAAAACATATAACATAAGGAAATAGTTTAGGGGAATGACAACTTGCATATTCATTTACAGGTTAATAGCTCTCTTTACTTCTTCAATTAAGATAACGAAAAATGGTCCACCAAGATAGTGTAAGCCCAACGTGAGTTTGGATGGGGATTGGTGAATGAATCAAAGAGAAATGGGCACGGTACAACGGCTCTCAAACTAATAGCcagtaaatatatatattatttttgcatGAATCAATACCCAATACGTATAAAAACATAGTAAGTAGTCTATATGTCCCAAATTAAATGTTTTAATGATTAAAATTGTAAGATTATATATTAATCTTATTATTAGttcattaaaaaatttaatttagttttatactaattaatttaattactgATAATGAATTACTGGTACTTCAAAAAACAATCTAATTGTCTTTGAAAGTCAAATTAAacccttaggggtcgtttggtttgaaaataagttatgttggaattaattatgttgAGATTAGTTATCGTGGTATATTTCTTATTGACTGTTTAGTAGTATGTTGTATTTGTACACAATTGAAATCGAGCTCACTTACAACATGGTAGGTTAGGCTCGGAACATGACAATCAAGGGCTCAAGATCGATCTCGAGTCCCACCGAGCTAGGACCCGAGGTTAGAACGTCTGCCTTCGAGAACATTGAGTACGTGATCCCGGAGTCGACCTTAGCCCCGATCGAGCTCGAAGAAACATTGTTAGCATGACCAACAAAAAACTAAAATATCCGTGACCGGTAGAATATTACGGCGGGAATCTTGACGCGTATCAGTAAGGAATCGGTAATCAGCTAATCAAGGGATtattaccttttatagaattataCCTAAAATAGAattcttctactatataaagggggtatgGTAATTCATTGGAAATATGGTAACACGCATCCCAAAgtaatacattattattatttctctTTAAGCTATTGTTCTTTTGTATCCTGACACTGATTGAAACGTACCTGGCTCGAGGGTGGCTAACCTTCCAAGTTTGATATtattcaattcgtgtggtttgcatttactttgtcattatttatttcaattgcgatctaatttatcattttgtTTCAAGTtagtccacgtatccttaaaaccacttataaatttaattgttatccgatttttagggtaaacagtttggcgcccaccgtggggataaggataatagtggctatttgatacaaatctccataacacacactactctacagttgttctttgaagtgtctctaattttaggttaaaactcaaattgtcgaactctcaatcagcacccctacatgttgacaacgagtccggtcatcacagtgaaaataacaacatagcacCCAGTGACGAGGTACAACCCGTTGATCCCATCGGATTTTTGGGCGCAGGCCCAATTGacgctaattcacatgtggctatcgacaCAAACCTGCCTACCGACTTCGATAATAACGTGTGTGGTGGAGCTCGATCGGCGGCTCAAAATACACAAAACGTTGGTGGAGACGGGATCAATTTAagggtgatcttcgaaatattGCAGGCTCAATAGGCGACGATAGTTCAATTACAGAACCAAAGCCGCGCACCGAGTAGAGTCAAACCCGATCCACCCCGGGAAGTCATCCACAGGGATGAACCGGTCGTAGAGAGGTCGAATGAAAATGgatcggggactaaccccgagatcataaagatgatcgaggaactgacaaaatgaGTAAAATCAtgagagaagaaaatcgaagctaatgacaaaaaggtgaaaacctaaaattccagggtagaccaaatcccaggagcaccgccgatattgaaaggcctggattgCAAGAAATTCGTGCAAaagccttttcctccgagcgtGGCTCCAAAGCCAATCCCTAAGAAATTCCTCATGTCCGAGATTTCTAAGTATAATGGAACGATTGACCCAAATGAGCACG contains:
- the LOC107764064 gene encoding 14 kDa proline-rich protein DC2.15-like, translated to MAKSLALFLVFNILFFTVVSACNTCPSPKPTPKPTPNPSPSEGKCPTDALKLGVCANVLNGLLNVTLGTPPVKPCCSLIGNLVDLEAAVCLCTALKANILGINLNIPISLSLLLNVCSKDIPKGFTCP